The genomic interval CAGTGCGCAGGTGCAATATatgaaataacaaacaaacaaaaatactttggaaaagaaaagaaaaccgGCCATCATAGGCattacaaactcacacatacagcctCGCAGCAAGCTGACGCAGTCCTCTGCCATTCCAAACTACTCCTCCCattccactctctttctcccttaaataggcctaccaatCAAAAGTGAATTGGTAGAGCTCACTGTCCAACAGGGTGTAATACATAAGGAATAACTATAGACCTTttccatacacatacataacataTGACACAACACATAATTTTACCATACAAAGTACATAAATGGCCACACATATACTTTACTTACAGACAGGGACTTTACATGCAACAATCAGAACAAATAATAAACTAATTAAACACACGCCAACTCACCACCCCCGCGCCAAACAACCCACTTTCCACTGTCCCGGTGTTGCATCAAATTCTGTGACCTGTCAAATTTTGTGACTAGAGGGCGCTGTTTTATTGGAGTCTATGAATGTACTGAGctgtactgacacactgatgaggcaattctgttatgtgtataattcttctaataaactttgtaggctacatttttgaAACATGGATCATTGACTAGGTGTGGGTGTATTATTCTAGAGTAGAGCTAAAGCCTACCCCTCACCACTCCTGTGAACAGATGGACTTCAGCAGGACAGGTCACATATTttgataggctactgtcaaattatgtcACTGTAACTGCAGAAAAACATGCTGTGGAGGTCACAAACTGCCTCCTTAAGTTTGTATATCAATTTGAGGTGGCAAAAAGTATATTAACAGACAATGGCAAGGAGTTTgtcaataatgtaaataaagtgtttgctgatgtcaatgacaatgtacaATATCAGTCCATTTCTGCAGAGTTATAGTGGGgtaacataatttgacagtagGCTTATCAACATATGTGACCTGTCCTGCTGAAGTCCACCTCTTCACTGGAGTGGTGGGGTAGGCTTTAGCTCTACTCTATAGAGATAGTATAGAGAGGAAGATACACAGGCTTTAGCTCTACTCTATAGAGATAGTATAGAGAGCGAAGATACACAGGCTTTAGCTCTACTCTATAGAGATAGTATAGAGAGCGAAGATACACAGGCAGGCATGTGGAGTAATACATCCACACCCAGACAATGTTCCATGTTTCAAAGATGTGCAAAGTGTATTAGAAGAATTACATACATAACAGAATTGcctcatcagtgtgtcagtacagctcagtacattcatagactccaatgaaacagcgccctctagagtcacaaaatTCGACAGGTCACAGAATTTGGTGCAACACCGGCAGCAGAGCAAATCCTCGGGAGGCTACTGTACCTccaagaatgagagagagaaaaagaatgtgCAAACTTTCAATGAGCGTGGTTCCATGCAGCCAATAAACGGTTTTGAATCAGTTTATTGGGAATAAaccaaatatgtgtgtgtcttgtaaacACCTTAATCTGATTGAAATAAACCAAAAAGGGACATATTCGGTTTACTACCCTTGCATATGCATGTTTTAAACGGACTATTGGGTCAATAAAACACCTTAAAGGGgtgcaactagaaggactggatgaaacgtgttgaaaacagtCTCCACTGATAGATATcgcacttgctaacttggaaatggggtcctatgtccaaaatcctgaaccgcCCCTTTTAACGGAATCTGCTCCCAGAAGGAAGAGTGTTGTAGGCCTGCGCATGCTCAGTTCCCACAGAACTAGGATCACATGAACCAATTGCCTCTCAGGCACTTTCCTAATCATGTCGACACAACACGCACACTTTTGGAAAGACGAGGAGACAAACTTATGTCTTGCAATCATGCAAATGTCATGGAATTCATCGATGGGAGAAAATGTCGTAATAgagatgtttttaaaaagatttaTAAAAAACTTAATGAGGCTGGCTATCGGCGTATGCCTGAACAAGTGAAATACAGGTGGAAGACCCTGAAGACGTTGTATTATTCAGCCAAAAGAAGGAATTCCACCAGCGGAGATTTACGTCATGACGTTGGGAGCCTATTTGTGGGCTGCGTCACTGACTTATTCGGAATAATGACAATTGCTATGTAAACAGGAATATGCTCAAAACGTGACATTCTACTTGCATGTAAACAGGTTTAAACGGAATACTTACATAAACGGAATTTGGGCAATAAACTGATTCAAACCGGTTCCCGGCATGAAAACGTGCTCTATGGCGCATACTAAGGAAGCTACCCTTATTTTAGAGACTGTTCACAGGTCTTATTTTAGAGACTGTTCACAGGTCTTTCTTAACCAGTATGGACATTTAATCTGAAAAGGCAAGTTATTAAATTCACATAGAATGTGTGACCAGACGTCCTTGTTTAACCGGGACAGTCCCGATTCTGAGTTGCGTGTCCCGAGTCCGACAAAAGCCTTTTGGGACGCTAAAATGTCGCGGTTTACACCAATCACTATTAAAGTGTGGTCTTATTATTAGGCTAGTGACAATGGCCCCacatttttgagatacccctaccggaggtagaactaaacccaacaatgtttttcctcatctctaaggtctcccatatatgaaatggattcttgctaaaaatatatttactgctaagattgttttttggttttggggtgtataacaatatctgttaatttaacaatcacacaagctctgagaactTGTATGTgtatagtcaggaagttgctttacctactagaaaagactggatgtgaatatcttgatgtatggaatgaatagagacatgtaaacatacacctaaaataagcagacatgcaaaaaatgaaaatctatgcagaatgttttcatttactttagctgctttaccagggattatcaaacacatatgatggcttgttggaaaggtggggttgtactgaatccaacaataccaaatatgtaaatatagtatgacaagttagggtgttctgtcactcaatgtatgaggtgtccaaaatgaaacactggcaaaatacagtctcaagtccaaatcacattatcagtggtgagaagaatgttgacaCATTCATTGTTACGGCAAGGTAAGTGCTgctatatatttacatttaataatgatacatttcatatgaaacacagatccaattgaatcaggttaaaattggaatggaacacctttattaaaatatttacattcatttgaattttgttttggtcaagtcattactgaataatggaaaataatattgttagcttttgtctgtccagaccagcagtggacattagagcctacactgcttacttcacccctaagtagctaaacagttagttgTAGAAACTACTTTCCCTAGCTAAGAAAGTACTTAGCCCTTTGACTAATGTTGCATGTGTAATTCAACTTGATCtgcatttcaatgaaaattctgatttttttccttttcactagtcTCTTGAATTATAGAGAATGTCTTACAGACATTGGATCCAAAGCTTGTGggaaacatttttaaaagggcaagaaaaaagatcccCATGTATGTCCAAAACCCTACAGTAGAAGGCCTCCAACGCATACttacccttgctcagcagagagagagatggtgatgtccataaaactctggctccatatacagatgatatttcttccaaaatcaaagtttcatatcatgtagagtgaactactgcagtaagacaaaaatcagtgagcagcagcaagttgcaaatgttgagagtgagagcacatctgcaccaagaagGCTGAGTAGGGCTGATATAACATAATTTCCAATACAgagagattgtttcatttgtgggaaGGCCAGCTCTAAACCAGAACCTCTGACAGCAATTTCAACTGGAACAGTCGCAAGTACCAGAGACAAGGTCTTTCGGGCAGCTTCTGAAAGGCTTGATTAAGATGTACATCTTCAAATTCTTTCATGCCCAGATCTCTTTGCATGATaccaaataccataaaatgcCTTGCACACTACATCTCTAAATGAAATACAGCAGAAGCCatagaaaagaataaaaaagcagaccaatgtctataacaaagccttttttaagctcactgaagacattgataaaacaGTATTGTCCAAAGGTAGGAAAGTGAGGACTCTCAACTCTTTGACTGATAGCTATGAGAACATACTAAAGACCATTGCTGAGCATGAAGGTGTGtcaacacaagaaatatagatTAAGGACACTGGTGTCTACATCCCGACTGTTCTTACTTAAGTTGCTGAACATGGAATTGTTGATGCAGCCATTGACAACTTTTACCAAAATGAAGACACCCTGGATGGGAAGTGTACAACTATGCTATGATGTCTGTTGTGTTCCGAAGAGGCGAAGTCTCAGcatttgcaacttgctgctgctcactgatttttgtcttactgcaTTAGTTCACTCTACATGATATGAAACTTtgattttggaggaaatatcatctgtatatggagccagagttttatggacatcaccatctctctttctgctgagcaagggtaagtatgcgttggaggccttctactgtagggttttggacatagggatcttttttcttgcccttttaaaaatgtttcccacaaatGATACAAAGCTTTGGATCCAATGCCTGTAAGACATTCTCCATAATTATAAGAAATTGATatacacaaaaatatataaaaattatatacatttcagaattttcattgaaatgcaaatcaagttgaattacacatgcaacattggtcagagggctaagtagtttcttagctagggaaagtagtttctacaactaactgtttagctacttaggggtgaagtaagcagtgtaggctgtactgtccactgctggtctggacagacaaaagctaacaatattattttccattattcagtaatgacttgaccaaaacaaaattcaagtgaatataaatattttaataaaggtgttccattccaatgttaacctgattcaattggatctgtgtttcatattAATTGTTTAATACTGGGACATATGAAATgcatcattattaaatgtaaatatagagcagcacttaccttgcagtaacaatgaatgtcaacattcttctcaccaccgataatgtgatttggacttgagactgtattttgccagttttccgttttctttcattttggacacctcatacattgagtgacagaacaccctgattcgccatactatatttacatatttggtattgttggattcagaacaaccccacctttccaacaagccatcatatgtgtttctatgataatccctggtaaagcagctacaaagtaaatgaaaacattctgcatagatattcattttttgcacgtccgcttattttaggtgtatgtttacatgtctctattcattccatacatcaagatatttacatccagtcttttctagtaggtaaagcaacttcctgactataaacatgccaagtttcaaagctctcagagcttgtgtgattgatctgcactaatttatatgccttaactccaatacggacaggctatattttagtccttttttggttttggggtgtataacaatatacaCATTACAGTGTATCTTTGTAAACATTGTTGCAATGCCTTGTCATATATGCCTCGTTTTAACGATTAGGACAATGCAGAACAGAAAGtcatcattctcaaaataacCCATGGCTGTgagtttgttttcaaatgttttcatgcatgtctggataacgggtcaggaatgtttaggagacagactatcgtaaatcctcaaattatggctggggtcttttatttacttaggctgcgcaaagcacagcgcctttatttggggcaggcttgtaTTTGAGGCAGCGATgcctttatttggggcaggcttTTATTCGAGGCAGCGAGgcctttatttggggcaggcttgtaTTCGAGGCAGCTAggcctttattttatttaggcTTGTATTCTTTATTTCTTACGtggtgcgttttattgtgaagCATGTGTTTCGTTTGGAGTGGCGTACCGGTAGGCCAAAAGCAGAAgatgtttggtttggtttggaatttaatttacgtttggactgtttgattatattgctaaatcccggccataatttgaggatttaggtaTGAAACCCCCAAACCCACCACCGGAAAAAATTTGACTTGTCGCAAGCCAAGCTCACAATCTCATTCCACAAGCCTAGAGCGCTATCTCGCAGCTGTAGACTAAATGTttcatgttcaattatatatattttcatatataagttcCACCTGACTATTAGTCgtcaggaccagccaaactatgaaaaaaaagtgtgacttatagtccggaaaatacggtaataatacaaatgtcaagaggaaaaaacagtcttacctgaTTCCATTTCTGGTCATTCCATTGGTCAAAATACACCTTGTCAGGCCTGAAAGACTGGAgcacttgtttgtttgcatcGAGAAGCTGAACACAGATCTCATACTCACAACCACAATCCCAACGTGGTGCATACCTGTCAGAAGCAACAGGAATATAAAGTATGGTGTGAGATCTGGCTGGCAATAGAGCTGAAGGGAATACTACAAAACAAGGTTACTGGCATACCCAGGTAATCTTGGGAGTAACCAGTGATCTCCAAAAAACACAATAGCAGCTCAGCACAGTGTTCTTTTAGAGATGATCAGTCCCTGTCAAAGTTACCTAGTTACTCTACGTACACACCGCTGCCGCGATTCAGCGACCAACGACCAGCAACCAATCGGAATAGTCGGCCTTTAAATAAAGTAGTAAGATAGAACATGATCGAACGTAGAATGCTGCTATGTCAGAGCGGCCAAAGCGTCCAAAGCTTCCCTGTACTTTTTTGACAAGCGTCCTTGACAGGGCGACCCGAGCTTCTTTGAaagctcaagtcggcggcggtgtgtacaTACAGTTAGCCAGTTACCTTGCTTCATAATATGGCCCTTTGAAATGAACAGGCACAAATCCATGTCTTACCAATCAGATATGAAAATGTGTTACCAATCAGATATGAAAATGTGTTACCAATCAGATATGAAAATGTGTTACCAATCAGATATGTAAGCAGATATGAAAATGTCTTACCAATCAGATATGAAAATGTCTTACCAATCAGATATGAAAATGTCAGGTTGAAATTCATCCATGAAAGCAGCACTGTAGCCTTCTGCTCGTAGGTCAACTAGCTGACGCTTCACACATGAGCTGAAAAGATCAAGGGAGTTTTGTTCAGTTCCATAACACAAGGTATAAATGAGGACAAATAAACAAAGGAGTTATTTTTTCTCTGGTATGTCTTTGCTCAACAAGGTCTTGGTGACATGAAATGAAATTAACTATACAGTCCATATCATCAATTCATGATAAAATAAATCATTTATAAATAATGGTATAATCATTTATAAATCATGGTATAATCATTTATAAAGCTTGCTTACAAATAAGAGGTGACAAAGTTCTTCTTGACGGTTATATCTGGATGTTCCGCAAAGAGAGTATCTACTTTCCATTTGTCCCCTCCGTTTTCTATGAGCTCCCATCCTGAAAAGTTATCTGCAGTGACGTATAAACAGGAAGACAGTTATGAGGTCCCATCCTGAAAAGTTATCTGCAGTGACGTATAAACAGGAAGACAGATATGTGAACTAAAAAGGCATGGGTGACTTTAAATGGGTTACTATACACTAGCACTGCACTGACAGCTGAATGGGTTGAACCACCACAACGCAATCCTCACCCTCTGCCTTGGGATTTTTCAACAAATTGCGTCTCTTTTTGCACAGGAAATAGAACAATCTCCAGTCACTTGGAACTTTGTCTGAGTCCGAGGGGTGAAGGCCTTCTCGTCGACACCTCTCCTTCCACAGGCAGCCGCTGTCCACCGTCTCCCTCCACTCCTGGCACACCAGACGGCAGGTGCAGACCAACTGCTGAGCAGGAATGTTGTGGAAAATCTCCTCCAGCACCCCCAGCGGAAGAGACGGGACATCTGACCACTGAGGAGGACCCATCTGAAATGTAAACCAATAGGCTATCTGAGCAAATCTTTCATTACTTCAGTTCAAGACCATAATCATAGTATACTTTGAGGGGGACATGCCGCCCCCAATAGGTCACCCCCCAATGTTGCCTCCAGGGCTGCGGCCCTGCTACTGCTACAATATGTAGACTAGCCGGACTGTCTGCTGGGGTACCCAGAATGCCCTGTGGGTAGAATACTGCTGCTATTGTGTCTTACTAGTTGCGTATTAAGTCGTGTGACgtactggtcagtgtgtgtgtgtgtgagttctctTTGGTTGTGCCTCCTATATTATactcatgtgggtgtgtgtgattaccCTTACTGTGTGTTTCGTGTATGGTTGTAGAGTCGTGTTTCCCTATGACGTTGTCTGTGTCTTCCATCAAATATAACCTCTGTATTCAGCTTGGGTTCGCTGTTTGTTACAATAGACTAACTAGGCATATggctttatttacattttaacacAACTGTAGGTAGATAGACCTGCTTACTGCTTTACTGCCTACCACACAAAAAATAGATCCTGGTATGTCATTTTTTGGTGTAACTTTTCAGACTACTTGTCTGCTAAAGAGTAACTTGTCTGCTAAAGAGTTTACTTGTCTGCTAAAGAGTAAAAAACAAtccataagtaggcctagttaatATTTACCACAATCAGCCCATACACACCAGGGGGACTTCTAACTGTAAGACATGTCAGGCACAGTAAGAATAACGTGGTTGCTGTTTTGGTTTTGGTTTCCTATCTGCGTTTCTGTTCtagctgtaggcctaggcccGTCCTGTGTAGCCCATCTAGGCTACGATATATTTTTAGTTAGCTATGTTAAACAAGGTTTAATCTTACTAAATTACATTCAGCAATAATGGAAAGAATGAACGTTAGCCTGCGTCTTCACAGACACGTGACTTACGTTTTCCCATTTTTCAGTTTTTGGAGCATTCGATGAAGTCTTGTTCCCCATTTGTCTCTTCATTTCAGTTGAACGGTACAGTCATCTATCAGTCGCTGGATAGCTTATTTCCTATCTTCAGCTACATACATACTCGCAAGCGTTTGTCCAGACATCGGTGAAAACCTAGACCACAGGCAGACATGAGCATAGGACATCAGCTGCTCCTTGAAGTAGGCCAGCCAGACTATCTCTTCCTTATTTACCTCTCGCCTGTCACAACGTCATGACGTAATTGTTACTCTGGCCGACGTACCAAGTGCTGCCGACTAGTGTTgggaccatagactgtataaatacGTTGGGACACGCAGTAGCCTCCTCTTGCACTTCAACACCACGACAACTTTGCTGTGTGCGGTGTGTCCCCGCCCACGAATATTTCGCTCCCATACCATGTACTAGGCCAGTgcttctcaaccttttttcagtgatgtagcCCTGTGAattattttttcagccaagtaccccctaaccagcgcaaagcatttttagttgagaaaaaaaaaagacttaaacagagcactgtgccatcacTGTGCCATCATTTGGACATTTTAATAATCCATGACCAAATTTATTGCAAATGATTCAAACTTATAGTGAAAACAGTGACCATATAACCATTTAAAACTATAAAATGaaccatgaatgaatgaatgaatgaatgaatgaatagtttgagttttgacagtgattgacaggtgatggcgggtggcatgtgacaggttgggtcgaaccatcctggtatgggggctctgggtttttaggataatgaaattgaatagcctactgaaatagaAAATTCATTTgatgaacttatattttcctgaaatatgtattaaataattgtttttaaagtatttttgcctggattctactttttaaataaatgtatattttaaaatctgaCATACCCCCTGGAGTGTCTTCACGTACCCCATTTTAGAACCACTGTACTAGGCTGTGACTGCTGTCTTATGTCCCTTGTGTTTGTCATGTTTGTGATAATAAGCAATATCTGATGGGTTAGCCTGCTCTACTAAATGGCATTTGGAAAATGGAACAGTATTTTGTTTAATCTGTATTGAGCCTTACTGGTACGGCCGGCTCCTTTACTGACCGCAGCATAAAGGGAGACAGACAACAAAGTTCCAATTTGTAATTTATTAAGATTAAGCAAAAATAGTAATACCAACCATAATGTGTCTAGGGGGAAGATGAGTGTTggcgtgcatgtatgtatgaatgcaaTGTCAGCATCAGTATGTAAGATGactaaatggagagagagagagagagagagagagagagaggagagaaagagtaaagTGCCAGTGCAGAGAGAAAGTCAAAATGGTGCCTGCAAGAGAAGAAAAGTGCctaaaggggaggagaggagaactccTTATATAAGCACACCCTGATGCAGGTGTACACAATTCCTAATTGACCTAATCAGGCCCTACCTGCCCGTGCACTGACAAGGAGAGGCCTGAAGGGGCACAGGGGGTCGTGACACTTACAAAACGTGGTACACTGTATGTAATATATATGTAAAAATAATAGGACTATTATGTAGGatatattttcaaaataaaGAAAGCATAAGTTCCCCTAAATTGTATGCATGCATCCTAGGAGAAGGGTTTGCTGAGTGCTTTGTACAGGCTTGTGAGACTCGGTTTAGTCTCATTAATTTGTCTCTAATTCAGTGAGAAGGCAATAGAACAGGAAGCAGGCTAATAGAACAGGAGCCAGGCTAATAGAACAGGAACTGAGCTAATAGAACAGGAGCCAGGATAATAGAACAGGAACTGAGCTAATAGATCAGGAGCTAGGCTAATAGAACAGGAACCGAGCTAATAGAACAGGCTGCAGGAGCTGCACAATgtgatgtgaaagagagaaaagagcaaaCCATGACACCTGCATCTACAATTTGGAAAAGGTGCCTTTGGGCAGCGAGGCATGGTCTTTCTGACCAGCATGGACATTTGTGTTGCTCTTTCTGACTTAATTGCAAACataacctgtctgtgtgtgtgtgtgtgcatgtgtgtgtgtggtgtgtttttctttttgttatgtttctTGACATGGCTACTGTAATCTAGCTTGTTTCAATATCCTTATGCttctgaaaactgattggtatTGTGCTTGTTAAGCAGTGGAAAATATTGTATacgtttaaatgcatcaatctggtgcaaagaggttaaatgcatcaatctggtgcactttgaaaagaaattcagaGGTTAGACTTGCTTATTATTAttggatggaaatatttgtgctgtagcttAATATGCGCACATAATAGTTCTGATGACACTGCATGAGCTCAGAAGCACAAAGCACAAAGGCATCAGCTCATAAGCACAAAGCTTGCTgagtttcacagttcagaaatggtcaaaaatagtatacatttcagcactccatgaaattatgcagaagtcaCCTGTGTTGTTCAGCTAGTTCATCTAAGATACAGTAAGTAGTTATCTTGGTCACTGTAATGGTCATCTATACATGCtataatcatcatcattttGAGGACAGTGTGTGCTACCCATGGCATTGCAAACTGGAGTTGTTGTATGCTTACGAATACTCTTTTATACCACTAGGTGGAGTCTATAgtctagtatagtataagtataagtatatatactcttttgcaGGGGtgtcactagaccttattcactggggcacgtgccttagtaaaagtctccagtACCCCAGTACAATTCTAGCGCTGCTCTCGCTGGAAATGGCATTCATGAGCGCATCTCCGTGCCTGCTTTAGTCATGactcgagcctgtcacttaccagccaataaaaaaaacaaggaaaaaagaaaggggccataatagccaatcaggaaatagcacctctgtagctgggtaagattgaacgcaacaaccaatgaaaatcgcTCACATGATTCTTCCGAATATTTCGTCCGCTGGAGCTCGTCATATCCCTttgagcacagagtaagtcgtcccctgttttaatgttacaacaaattcacaacttgtttgacagaaaaaaatgacaagttgatcgctgttagagaatgttgcccacataattagcatctgtttttcaatgcttagcgtcGTAGCCTAACTGCCTAACTGGTAAACTgtttagcaacagtttaccagcttgttctctctccctcacacacacacactcaccatgtataggctgcatgcacacatgcggacaattaataatgatttaTACGTA from Alosa alosa isolate M-15738 ecotype Scorff River chromosome 4, AALO_Geno_1.1, whole genome shotgun sequence carries:
- the LOC125293768 gene encoding F-box only protein 6-like; translation: MKRQMGNKTSSNAPKTEKWENMGPPQWSDVPSLPLGVLEEIFHNIPAQQLVCTCRLVCQEWRETVDSGCLWKERCRREGLHPSDSDKVPSDWRLFYFLCKKRRNLLKNPKAEDNFSGWELIENGGDKWKVDTLFAEHPDITVKKNFVTSYFSCVKRQLVDLRAEGYSAAFMDEFQPDIFISDWYAPRWDCGCEYEICVQLLDANKQVLQSFRPDKVYFDQWNDQKWNQVTHVFRSYGRGVRYVQFIHGGKDTQFWAGWYGIRVTNSSVEICPAGEDGA